From the Pediococcus acidilactici genome, the window ACTCGTGAAGAATCCCGTGATCGTACTGGTTAACAAACCAATAAAACCAACCCCGGCAATCATTAGGAAAGCGGCGATAAATTTGCCCACGTTGGTTGCTGGAGAGATGTCGCCGTAACCAACCGTCGTTGCCGTAGTGATTGCCCACCAAAGCGCGGACGGGTAAGGAACTTTTTCCACTATTGAATACAATAGCGAGCTTAGCACTAAGATAAACATACTAGCGGTAAAAAGGTTTAAAAAGCCTGACGAGTAAACAAAACGGTGTACGGTTTTAGAAAGCTTACCATCTAAGCCAAACCGCCAAAGCAGATGGTGGTGGCGAATTAATCGCCAGACCCGGCCAATTCGAAAAATGGCGAAGGCGGGGTGCAATGGAATTAACGAAAGTAAATCAAAGGTGTTGTCAAAGAAAAATCGTTGCCAATGCGTACTTTTAGCTAGACGGTAGAAAAAATCAATCGTATAAAGAATCAGTAAAACATTTAATAAATGAGCTAATGGCGGGGCACTTAAGCGGACGGCGTGGGGGTCCAAAAACGAGGCGACGACAATTAGAAATGAAAAGAGGGCGATGCCCGCAATCCCGATGTCGTAGCTTAGTTGCCAATTGATTTTTGTTTTTGTCATGAGTAAAATCTCCTAAATTAATAGAATTATTTTAACGCATTTCTGTCCGGTGTAAATAGTTCAGAAATGATATGATAGGACTAATTAATCCTAAAAGAGGTAAAGCAGATGAAAAAGATATTAGCGTTACACACTGGCGGAACGATTTCGATGTCGGCTAGTAATGATAAGGTAAAAACTAACGAAGAGAATCCGCTATTAGATACCCAATTTATCAATGAAAATATTGACCTGGCGAACGAAGTGGTCCTAAACAAACCATCGGAACACATTACCCCAGAAGATATGTTGGTAATCAAAAAACGGGTCAAAAAGGCAATCGACAACGCCGAATGCGATGGAATCGTAATTACTCATGGTACCGATACGCTTGAAGAAACGGCTTACTTCCTCGACTTAACGGTTCCTAGCGTAATCCCGATTGTTTTAACGGGCGCAATGCGCTCATCTAACGAACTCGGCTCTGACGGTGTTTATAATTTCCAAAGTGCGATTTTAACTGCGGCCTCGGACGAAGCCAAGGGTAAAGGGGTTTTAGTGGTGATGAATGATGAAATCCACACCGCCCGGTTTGTTACTAAAACCCATACAACTAACGTAGATACCTTCCGGACGCCCACGTTTGGTCCTTTAGGAATTGTATATAAACGGGACATTCGTTTTTTCCAAGCCTTAATTAGTCAACAAGTTTGTGATATTGACCAGCTAGTTGATGGCGTTTACCTAGTTAAAGCTTACGCGGGGATTCCTGGTTCCATTTTTGAAGCGCTCGACCGCCCTGAAACTAAGGGAGTTGTTATTGAAGGTTTAGGTGCGGGAAATCTGCCAGTCGAAGTAGTTGAACCCATCCAGAGGTTGATTAAAAAGGGCATTCCGGTAGTGATGGTTTCCCGTTGTTACAATGGACTTGCTGAACCAATTTATGATTACGTTGGTGGTGGCATTGATTTAGAACGGATGGGAGTAATCTTTTGTCAGGGACTTAACGGACAAAAAGCACGAATTAAGCTTCAAGTAGGGTTAAGCAACCACATGAATGGTAAAGAGATTGCGCACTACATGCACGACGCCGTCTCCTAATGCGGGTCAGTGTATAATAGAACTGTGGAAAACTGGAATGGGAGGAACGAAAATGACAAGTTCAGTTAAAGAGGATTTTTACGATGCAGTTAACGGAGAATGGCTAAAAACGGCTAAAATTCCGGACGATCATTCGTCAACCGGAGGTTTTATGGATCTCGTTGACGGGGTCGATAAACAGTTAATGAAGGATTTTGCCGCAATGCGGAATCACGAAGTTGAGCCCGAAACTCCCGAATTGGCCGAATTCATTAAGTTTTATGAAATGGCGGCGGATTTTCAACAACGGGACGCAGATGGAGTAGCTCCGTTATTACCGTACCTTGCGCAAATTGAAAAATTACAAAGTTGGGCAGACGTTAACGCCAACTTGAAAGAATTGTTCTACAACGGGGTCGATTTACCGGTGGATATCGGAATTGAACCTGATTTAAAGGGTGACGGTGCCGACAAACGCAACGTTTTGTGGGCTGGCGGCGTTAGCTTGATTTTGCCAGATAAAACTTACTATGAAGCGGACAACCCTAACGGACCGCAACTGATGAAAATCTTTACCGAAATGATGAACCAGCTTTTGGTAAAAATTGGCAAAACTCCCGAAGAAGCCCATACCATTGTTGAACAAGCAAAACGGTTTGATGCTAGCTTGGCACCATACCGTAAAAACTCGGAAGAACTTAGTGACGTTGCCAAACTTTATAATCCAATGGAATTTACGCAGTTTGCGGACGAAGTTCAAAGCATCGACGTTAAAAAATTAGTTCAAGAATTGTTAGGCACGCAACCAAAACAAATCATCGTTACCGAACCCCGGTTCTATGAAAACCTCAACCAAGTGGCTAATGACGAGACTTTTGCCGACTTTAAGAGCTGGGCATACGTTAACATGGTCCGTTCTTTGACGGGTTACCTTAGCGAAGAGTTTCGGCAAATTGGTGGAATGTACGGCAGGGCGTTGTCCGGACAGAAAGTTTCCATGCCACAAGAAAAGAGTGCCTTTTACTTAGCACGTCGGACGTTTAGTCAAGTAGTTGGCGAATATTATGGTCACCGATACTTTGGGGAAGCTGCTAAAAAAGACGTTCATGAGATGGTGGTTGCCATGATTAACGTTTACGAAAAGCGCTTGGCAAACAACGACTGGCTAGGGGAAGCTACCAAACAAAAGGCAATTAAGAAGTTACGCTCTTTGAAAATTTTGGTAGGTTATCCAGACGAATTGAAGCCGGTGTATAAGAAATTAAAGACGAAGACTGCGGTACAGGGGGGCAGTCTAGTTGAAAATGTACAAAACTTCTCCCGGATTTTCCTTGAAGATCAGTTAGAAAAGTATGGTAAAAAAGTTGACCGTAGCGAATGGCACATGAGTGCAGATACGGTCAACGCGTACTATTCTCCCGAGGGTAACTTAATCTGTTTCCCAGCGGCAATTTTACAAGCACCGTTCTACAGCTTGAAGCAGACTGCTAGCCAAAACTACGGCGGAATTGGTGCGGTGATGGCTCATGAAATTTCGCACGCCTTTGATCCTAACGGGGCCCTCTTTGACGAATATGGCAACATGGACAATTGGTGGACGCAAGCTGACTTAGATCACTTCCATAAACTATCCGAAGCCATGGTTCAGGAATTTGATGGACTACCATTTGCGGGTGGCAAAGTTAACGGTAAGTTGGTGGTAACGGAAAACGTTGCTGATGATGGCGGGCTTAGTGCGGCATTAGAGGCGACAAAAGCAACCGACGACCCTAACTTGAAGGAATTCTTTACAAATTGGGCGCGAATTTGGCGGACTAAGGCAACTCCAGAGCGAGAACAATTACTGCTAGCTATCGACGTTCACGCCCCATCTAAACTGCGGGCAAACGTTCAAGTACAAAATTTCCAAGAATTTTACGATACTTTTGACGTAAAGCCTGGCGATGGAATGTACATGGCCCCAGAAAAACGGGTGCAAATCTGGTAATTCAGGGGTTAGCGCAGTAAAATCGTTGGATAATGAAGATAAACATAATTTGGTTGAATAAAAGGCCGTTTAGTGAAGTAGTGTTAACTTCGCTAAACGGCTTTTTAGGTAGCGGCCAAGGAAACCTAGCAGGGATGATTCACTAGTGGGTCTGTCGGTAACAATATTATTAGGGGACGGTTGAATTAGCTTAGAAAACCCAGCAGAAAGCCGCGGCTAAGTAAATTAAGATGTTTTAAAACTAAATGTTTGATTAGATTTCTAATTGTGTTATCATTATGCCACAAAATAAAAAAGCGTGGGAGACGAGTAAATTATTTTGCGCTAACAGTGAGTCAAGAAATAGTGGAAACTTGATTAGTGGCAATTTAGTCGAATAACACTCCCGTAAGCTCCAGGCTGAAATGTAGCGCGCACAGATTAGGCTTGGACGTTGCCGGTCCGTTACCACCGGAGCGTATGTTAGTACGTGTTTTGAGGTGATCCGTTCTGATGAATGGGTAACTTGGGTGGTACCGCGAAAGTCTTTCGTCCCTAGTATTCTGGGGGTGGAAGGCTTTTTATTTTGTAATTAATCTCAAAAGGAGTGAGGAAAATGCATTTAATAATTCCAGAAAAATATGATCCAAAATTAACGGTGCGCGAAACTCAAGGAGCAATTCGGTTTATAAGGGAAACTTTCCAAGATGAATTTGGTAAAAAAATGAACTTATCCAGAGTTTCAGCACCAATGTTTGTTGAACGTTCCACCGGACTTAATGATGATTTAAACGGAATGGAAAATCCGGTATCTTTTACAATGCAGGACCTCCCCGAACATAAAATTGAAATTGTACATTCCTTGGCGAAATGGAAAAGGATGGCCTTAGCACGCAACGGTTTTGGATTGCACGAAGGGATTTATACCAACATGAATGCAATTCGTAAAGACGAAGATTTAGATAATTTGCATTCTATATACGTTGACCAATGGGATTGGGAGAAAATTATTACTCCGGAAGAACGGACCGAAGCAGTTTTGCAGGATACCGTCCGGAAAATTTTTCAAGTTATTAAGCATATGGAACATGAGGTTTGGTATAAATATCCACAGGCCGCGTACCAATTACCTGAAAAAATTCATTTTATAACCACTCAAGAATTAGAAGATCGTTGGCCGGAAAAAAGCCCTCAAGAACGAGAAAAGGCGATTACTCAGGAACTAGGCTGCGTTTTTCTAATGAAAATTGGTGGCCCACTGCGGTCGGGAACCCGACATGACGGTCGCGCTCCGGACTATGATGATTGGAACTTAAATGGTGACATTTTGTTTTGGTACCCGCCTTTACAATGTGTCTTAGAACTTTCTAGTATGGGGATTAGAGTTGACGAAAATGCACTTCGTCGGCAACTGAAAATGGCTAATGCTGAAGAGCGGAGTAAACTTCCTTTTCACAAAGCTTTGTTGCAGGGGAAACTTCCGTACACCATTGGAGGCGGGATCGGACAATCTCGGCTATGCTTACTACTATTAGGTAAAGCTCACGTTGGGGAAGTACAAGCCAGTATCTGGCCACAAACAATGGTTGAACAATGTAAAGCTGCGGGAATTCAGCTTTTATAAGGGAACGCTAAGGCATTTAGGATGATTAATATAGTGAAATTTAAAACTGCGTTATTGGTCGTCCCAATAACGTAGTTTTTATGTTTAGTTGACCCATTATGGGTGCTACCTAACTAGGGACAATAGAAAAGCATTTGATGTATTTTTGGTAGAAACCGAACATTATTGACGGTTGAATTATTTCTATATCGCACTTTACTTATTTTAAGGATTAGAGTAGACTATATCAACGTGCTTTTTTGTTTAAATCGAACTAAAAGGAGAAAGAGTTTTGAAGAATATCGCTAAGTATTTTCAATTCGAACAATTGAAGACGAATTTTAAAACCGAGATTATTGCGGGAATCACTACCTATATCTCGATGGTTTACATTATGTTTGTAAACCCCAATGTTTTAGGAGCTTCGGGGATGGACAAGGGGGCAATTTTTACCGCCACTGCCTTGGCTAGTGCAATTGGTTGTTTCTTGATGGGGATTTTAGCAAACTATCCGATTGCCTCCGCACCGGCTTTAGGGATCAACGCCTTTTTTGCTTATTCGGTAGTAATTGGAATGAAGGTGCCTTGGCAAACCGCTTTGGCCGGAGTGTTCGTGGCGTCACTAATTTTCTTGTTGATTACGATTTTTAAATTGCGAGAATTAATTATCAATGCCATTCCTGCGGATTTAAAACACGCTATTTCGGCAGGAATTGGAATGTTTGTAGCCTTTCTAGGATTGAGCCAAGGTGGTTTGGTGGTTGCTAACCCAGACACCATGGTTGGTTTGGGTTCGTTTACTACACCGGCCACCTGGATTACCGTGTTTGGTTTAGTGGTTACCATTATCTTAATGGTTCGGCGAGTTCCAGGCGCCATCTTCTTTGGAATGGTCTTGACCACGTTATTTGGAATGGTAACTGGAGTAATTCACGCCCCTACGCACTTGGTAGCCGCAGCGCCAAGTTTAAAACCAACTTTTCTAACGGCGGTTTCCCACGTTGGCGACATTAACACCTTGCAACTCTGGGTGGTGGTCCTGACCTTCTTATTGGTAACCTTCTTTGATACAGCAGGGACGTTAGTTGGTTTAGCTACCCAAGCAGGATTTATGAAGGACAATAAAATGCCTCGCGTTGGGAAGGCTTTGATGTCGGATTCGACCGCCATGCTAACGGGTTCATTATTAGGAACTTCGCCGGTGGGTGCCTTTGTAGAATCATCGGCCGGCATCGCGGTGGGTGGCCGTTCTGGTTTTACCGTAGTAATTACCGGAATTATGTTTATTTTGGGAATCTTTTTCTCCCCGCTATTAACGGTGGTAACTTCTCAAGTAACCGCACCAGCGTTGATTATTGTCGGAGTTTTAATGGCCCAACAAACGCGTGAAATTAATTGGGACCGTCTAGAAATCGCGATTCCAGCCTTTTTAATTATCATCGGGATGCCATTAACGTACAGTATTTCAGACGGAATGGCCTTAGGAATTATTAGCTACCCAATTGCGATGATTGCCGCTAAGCGTGGTAAAGAAGTTCATCCGTTGATGTACGGGTTGTTCTTCGTCTTTATTGGGTTTATCGCAATTCTTAACGTTTAAAAACCAATATAACCAGATTAAGTGTTGAACCTAAAACAAAGGGGAGACACTTTTTTAGTAAATAGAATGCTTTTGACTATCCTGAGTTAAAAAGTCATAATTGACTACGGATTATTTAGAATAACTTAGGAACCCCAATTTACCACAAAGCGTGCGTTAAACGGCGGTTCACAGAAACTTAATTTTTGAGGTGGCAAATGGCAAAACAGAAGTATTACGTTGTAAAAATTGGTAAGCGTCCTGGAATTTATCGGACTTGGGCAGAAGCAGAAGCGCAGGTGAAGGGCTTTTCTGGTGCGAGCTACAAAAGCTTTGGAACACTGGAAGAAGCTGAGCAGTGGCAAGCTGGTAAAGAGGTTAAACCAGTAAAATCAACTAAGTCAGGCGTTTCTCGGAAATCAACGCAAGTTCCACAAAAAGATCCCCAAATCCCTACCGACCGGGTACTTTTATATACGGACGGTGGTTCGCGGAATACGGGTACCGTAAAAGGTGGTCATGTACGTCAAGCGGATCTAGCAGCTTGGGCATATCTATTAAAAAATGGCGACCAAGAATATTCTCAATCAGGCGGGGAGTTTGGTGCCACTAATAACCGGATGGAATTGACGGCTCTTTGGCGGGGGCTAGAAACGGCGTTGGCGAAGCTAGGCAAAGATGCACCGGTTACGGTTATTTCGGATTCCAAGTACGTTTTAAACGCCATTACTAAGAAATGGCTCGCGGGCTGGCAACGACGCGGCTGGAAAAAGTCTACTGGAGAACCGGTAGCCAATCAAGAACTCTGGCAACAAATCGCCCACTTGCTACCGCAATTTACTGATTTACAGTTTGCGTGGACGAAGGGTCACGCTACCAATCAGGGAAATATTTTTGTTGACCATAAATTAAATAAAATGATGGATTATATGGAAGAAAAGGGCATGGTTCCCGTAGATGATAAGCTTCCAAAATAATTGCAACTAAATTAAAAACACCACATCGTGGACGGACGTTACGTCAACCATGATGGGGCGCTTTAGTAATTAAAGACGCTTTAAATTTTATCGTTAGGGGTTAACTGGTAGTGTCGGATAGTTCCCTCCGTTTTAGTCAGGGAAAAACCCGCCTCTTCGAACAGCTGAACTTGTAGGGCATCTTCTTGGGCAACATTTGCGTTAATTTGGGATAGTTCTAATTCCTGAAACGCAAAAGTGATCAGCCGCTTTAGGACTTCTGTCATTGCAGAAGTCAGGGAAGCTACGTCAGGTAAGGTGAATTGGAGAGTGGCCTGTTTAGAATCAGCAGTAAATTCGGTTAATCCAACAATACCAACGAACTGCTGATCAACGCGACGGGTAATCCCCCACACTAAGGCTTGGTTATTCATCACTAGTCGCATTACTTGGTTGACGTAAGCAACCGTATCGGTAAGCTCTTGGTCGGCAGCGCGTTGTTCTAGTTGCGCAATTTGAGCTTGACTTCGGAGGGCAAAAATATCTTTTACTTTAGCTTTAGTGAGCCAATCAAGTCCGTAATGGTCGGTCAAGATGGGATGGTAAAATTCAAATTTCTTCATGGTGATCCCCCTGTAAAATAGTACGAAAGAACCCGGTAGTTTTTAGCAATTAATAAACTAATTGCTAGAAGTTACACGGGTTCTTTTTTATGAATTATGAAACGGGCCGCCGGGCTTATTTGGTTTTCATAAAGTCGGTGATGCGCTTTAAGTCATCGTCGGTCGGCGTGTACGAGTTTTCCTTGATTCGGTGAATCTTTTCCACGGATAGATGTGTTCCGAAAGCAACGTCAGCATCCGTTAGGTTGTTTTTCTTTTGGAAATTGATAATTTTTTCCGCAAATTCTGTTACGCCATTCATAATGAATCCCTCCATAAAGTTTCCATCTATGTATGATAAATCCTATCATAGTTACCAAGTTAAACCTAGTAAACTAAATCGATAACTGATGATTTTTATCAAGACTATCTTTATTATAACGCTCTTCTTCATAAATGCTTAGCGGAGTTGCTGGTATTCGTTTTCGAAGAAACTGTTTTTGGCATATACCATGGCAATTGGGCGCCTAATATCAAGTCCTTTAACGGGGAGTGTCACTAGGGATTGGTCTTCAAGCTGAGGCTTAACTAGAGAACGGTACATAAAGCTTACGCCCAAGCTTTGAAGCAAGTTAACGATTCCGCCGGAACTTCCAAATTCAATCACTTGAGCGAAGTCGTCTTTTTTGACGTTGAATGCACTCGCCCAATCTTCGAAAACTTTTCGGGTTCCTGAACCGGTTTCCCGAAGCAATAGCGGTTCATCCAATAAATCGGCTAACGTAAGTGAAGAACGTTGGGCGAGTGGTGACGACGCGCGGGTGACCGCAACA encodes:
- a CDS encoding GNAT family N-acetyltransferase: MKKFEFYHPILTDHYGLDWLTKAKVKDIFALRSQAQIAQLEQRAADQELTDTVAYVNQVMRLVMNNQALVWGITRRVDQQFVGIVGLTEFTADSKQATLQFTLPDVASLTSAMTEVLKRLITFAFQELELSQINANVAQEDALQVQLFEEAGFSLTKTEGTIRHYQLTPNDKI
- a CDS encoding ribonuclease H family protein, with the translated sequence MAKQKYYVVKIGKRPGIYRTWAEAEAQVKGFSGASYKSFGTLEEAEQWQAGKEVKPVKSTKSGVSRKSTQVPQKDPQIPTDRVLLYTDGGSRNTGTVKGGHVRQADLAAWAYLLKNGDQEYSQSGGEFGATNNRMELTALWRGLETALAKLGKDAPVTVISDSKYVLNAITKKWLAGWQRRGWKKSTGEPVANQELWQQIAHLLPQFTDLQFAWTKGHATNQGNIFVDHKLNKMMDYMEEKGMVPVDDKLPK
- a CDS encoding NCS2 family permease — encoded protein: MKNIAKYFQFEQLKTNFKTEIIAGITTYISMVYIMFVNPNVLGASGMDKGAIFTATALASAIGCFLMGILANYPIASAPALGINAFFAYSVVIGMKVPWQTALAGVFVASLIFLLITIFKLRELIINAIPADLKHAISAGIGMFVAFLGLSQGGLVVANPDTMVGLGSFTTPATWITVFGLVVTIILMVRRVPGAIFFGMVLTTLFGMVTGVIHAPTHLVAAAPSLKPTFLTAVSHVGDINTLQLWVVVLTFLLVTFFDTAGTLVGLATQAGFMKDNKMPRVGKALMSDSTAMLTGSLLGTSPVGAFVESSAGIAVGGRSGFTVVITGIMFILGIFFSPLLTVVTSQVTAPALIIVGVLMAQQTREINWDRLEIAIPAFLIIIGMPLTYSISDGMALGIISYPIAMIAAKRGKEVHPLMYGLFFVFIGFIAILNV
- a CDS encoding potassium channel family protein, translated to MTKTKINWQLSYDIGIAGIALFSFLIVVASFLDPHAVRLSAPPLAHLLNVLLILYTIDFFYRLAKSTHWQRFFFDNTFDLLSLIPLHPAFAIFRIGRVWRLIRHHHLLWRFGLDGKLSKTVHRFVYSSGFLNLFTASMFILVLSSLLYSIVEKVPYPSALWWAITTATTVGYGDISPATNVGKFIAAFLMIAGVGFIGLLTSTITGFFTSQTTDANKDDFSRLFEKIDQLDRKVDHLQRELNLERRKNRHKK
- the asnA gene encoding aspartate--ammonia ligase; translated protein: MHLIIPEKYDPKLTVRETQGAIRFIRETFQDEFGKKMNLSRVSAPMFVERSTGLNDDLNGMENPVSFTMQDLPEHKIEIVHSLAKWKRMALARNGFGLHEGIYTNMNAIRKDEDLDNLHSIYVDQWDWEKIITPEERTEAVLQDTVRKIFQVIKHMEHEVWYKYPQAAYQLPEKIHFITTQELEDRWPEKSPQEREKAITQELGCVFLMKIGGPLRSGTRHDGRAPDYDDWNLNGDILFWYPPLQCVLELSSMGIRVDENALRRQLKMANAEERSKLPFHKALLQGKLPYTIGGGIGQSRLCLLLLGKAHVGEVQASIWPQTMVEQCKAAGIQLL
- a CDS encoding M13 family metallopeptidase, producing the protein MTSSVKEDFYDAVNGEWLKTAKIPDDHSSTGGFMDLVDGVDKQLMKDFAAMRNHEVEPETPELAEFIKFYEMAADFQQRDADGVAPLLPYLAQIEKLQSWADVNANLKELFYNGVDLPVDIGIEPDLKGDGADKRNVLWAGGVSLILPDKTYYEADNPNGPQLMKIFTEMMNQLLVKIGKTPEEAHTIVEQAKRFDASLAPYRKNSEELSDVAKLYNPMEFTQFADEVQSIDVKKLVQELLGTQPKQIIVTEPRFYENLNQVANDETFADFKSWAYVNMVRSLTGYLSEEFRQIGGMYGRALSGQKVSMPQEKSAFYLARRTFSQVVGEYYGHRYFGEAAKKDVHEMVVAMINVYEKRLANNDWLGEATKQKAIKKLRSLKILVGYPDELKPVYKKLKTKTAVQGGSLVENVQNFSRIFLEDQLEKYGKKVDRSEWHMSADTVNAYYSPEGNLICFPAAILQAPFYSLKQTASQNYGGIGAVMAHEISHAFDPNGALFDEYGNMDNWWTQADLDHFHKLSEAMVQEFDGLPFAGGKVNGKLVVTENVADDGGLSAALEATKATDDPNLKEFFTNWARIWRTKATPEREQLLLAIDVHAPSKLRANVQVQNFQEFYDTFDVKPGDGMYMAPEKRVQIW
- a CDS encoding LBP_cg2779 family protein — translated: MNGVTEFAEKIINFQKKNNLTDADVAFGTHLSVEKIHRIKENSYTPTDDDLKRITDFMKTK
- a CDS encoding asparaginase, whose product is MKKILALHTGGTISMSASNDKVKTNEENPLLDTQFINENIDLANEVVLNKPSEHITPEDMLVIKKRVKKAIDNAECDGIVITHGTDTLEETAYFLDLTVPSVIPIVLTGAMRSSNELGSDGVYNFQSAILTAASDEAKGKGVLVVMNDEIHTARFVTKTHTTNVDTFRTPTFGPLGIVYKRDIRFFQALISQQVCDIDQLVDGVYLVKAYAGIPGSIFEALDRPETKGVVIEGLGAGNLPVEVVEPIQRLIKKGIPVVMVSRCYNGLAEPIYDYVGGGIDLERMGVIFCQGLNGQKARIKLQVGLSNHMNGKEIAHYMHDAVS